Part of the Bacteroidota bacterium genome is shown below.
AGCCTGTAGGGGTTTCGGCTATGCGCAGCTGCTGTACGCTATGTGTCTGTTTTGCCGCCCAGGCAGCCACTTGGGCGGGGCCCTCGTCCACACTGCGGTCGTCTACCAGCACAATCTCTAGGGCGGGGTGCTGCTGGGCGGCCAGGCAGGCCAGCAGGCGGGGCAGGGTGCTGGCCTCGTTGTGATAGGGGATCAGGATGCTAAGGGGGGGGGCAGGGGCAGTGGGCACAGCCGGGCATGGCCCGCGTAGCAGGCGCAGCCAGCCCAGGTGCACCCACAGGCACTGGCCCAGGTAGTAGGCCCACAGCACCCCGATGAAGCCGGGTGCCAGGGCCTGCAGCAGCTGTAGCTCATCGGTCAATTTCGCACAAAACAATATCGATGGAGCCGATGATGGCCACCAGGTCGGCCAGCAGCACGCCATGCGCCAGCTGGGGCAGTACGCTCAGGTTGCAGAAGCTGGGGCCGCGCGCCTTCACCCGCATCGGTATATCCTTTTTGGGCTGGGGGATGAAGTAGTAACCCAGCTCGCCCCGGGGGTTCTCGGCCCGCACGTAGTACTCCTGCTCGGGCCGTATTTTTTTGGGGCATAGGGCACGGGGGTCAAAGCTGGTCGGGCGGCCATCTTTCTGCAGCCGCTCGGCACACTGGCGGACGATCTTCAGGCTCTCGCCCATCTCGTCTACACGCACCTTGAATCGGTCCCAGCAGTCGCCCACGGCACCCATGGCACCCGTGCCGATCGGGATGTCAAATTCCAGCTCGGGGTACACACTGTAGCCATCTACGCGCCGCAGGTCATAGCGCAGGCCGCTGGCCCGCAGCATGGGGCCGGTTACGCCATAGTTGATGGCCACATCCAGGGGCAGCACACCCACGCGTGCCGTGCGCTGTACGAAGATGGGATTATCTGTTAGCAGGCCATTCAGCTCCTCTATCTTGGGGGCAAAGTAGGTGCAAAACTCCAGGCAGCGGGCCTCAAAGCCCGGCGGTAGGTCGTAGAACAGGCCGCCAATCCAGATGTAGTTGTACAGCATGCGGGCTCCACTCAGCCACTCCAGCAGGTTTAGTATATGTTCCCGGTCTCGAAAGCACCACAGAAAGGCCGTTATACTACCTATATCCAGCCCATAGGTGCCCAGGGCCAGCAGGTGGCTGGCTATGCGGTTCAGCTCGGCCACCAGCACGCGTATGTACTCCACGCGCCGGGGTATCTGGTCGTCTATCCCCAGCATGCGCTCCACCCCCATGGCCCAGGCATGCTCGCTGTTCATGGCCGCCAGGTAGTCCATCCGGTCTACATAGGGGATCATCTGCTCGTAGCTCAGGCGCTCGGCGTGTTTTTCAAAACAGCGGTGCATATAGCCCAGGTGGGGGATGCATTCCACAATCAGCTCACCCTCCATCACCAGCTCCAGCCGCAGTACCCCGTGGGTGCTGGGGTGCTGGGGGCCCATGTTCAGCACCATCTGGCCCGTAGGCAGGTCCTGTGCAGCCGCATTGGCTAGCTGGGCCTGCTGCGCTGCCCTGCCCTCGGCCAGGCTCACATAGTGTGTATAGCGCTGCTGCATGGCACAAAGGTAACAGGCTGCCGGATATGAGGCCCATCCGTGGCTAGCAACCACTGCGCACTGTGTAGCCGGGTGGGCATGCTGCCTTTATACAAAACTTAACCTGCCGGATAGCGGGCGATTGCGTAGTTTTGTGGGCCAGAAAGAAATCACCCTTTTCGGCACCCCAAACATCTCTCCCCAATAAAAAAATGGTTAACCTGGGTCGACACATCATTGTAGAATTTTACGGCTGCCCCGAGGAGCTGCTGAACGAGGTAACTTTTATCGAGCAATCCTTTGTAGACGCGGCAAAGTATGCCGATGCCACCGTTATCAACAGCACCTTCCACCACTTCAATCCCTATGGGGTGTCGGGCGTGGTGGTTATCCAGGAGAGTCACTTGGCCATCCACACCTGGCCAGAGTTTGGTTATGCGGCCATCGATGTATTTACCTGTGGCGACACGGTAGACCCCTGGCAGTGCTACCAGTACCTGTACAAAGCCCTGCAGGCGGGCCACGGATCGGCCATCGAGATGGGCCGAGGCCAGCTGGGCCTCATCAAGCCCGAGCTGAAGCAAAACGGGGGCGGTACGGCCAGCAAAGCCGAAGGGCACGACACCACCGTAGAAGAACTGAAGTTCCACCGAAACATCTGGTACACCGAGCGCAATGAGCTGATAGCCATGAGCCTGCGCCACACCGGCGACGTGCTGTTTCGAGACAAAAGCCCCTACCAAAAGGTAGAGGTGTATGACACCTACGCCTATGGCAAGCTGCTAACCCTGGATGGAAAGGTAATGACTACCGAGCAGGATGAGTATGTGTATCACGAAATGATGACCCACCCTGCCCTGCACACCCATGGTGCCGCGCGCCGCGTGCTGGTGATAGGGGGCGGCGATGGCGGCGTGGTGCGCGAGGTAATGCGCCACGAGGGGGTAGAACGCTGCGTGATGGTGGAGATAGACGGCATGGTGATAGAGGCCAGCAAGCAGCACCTGCCCACCATTGCATCGGCCTTTGACAACCCAAAGCTGGAGCTGCACGTGGCGGATGGCATAGCCTATGTGCAGGATGCCCCCGATGGGGCCTTTGACGTGGTGATTATAGACAGCACCGACCCGGAGGGGCCGGCAGAGGGGCTATTTTCCTACGACTTCTACCGCCAGGTACACCGCATACTGGCCCAGGGCGGCATCATGGTGGTACAGAGCGAAAGCCCACGGTACGAGGTGCAGACCTTCCGCGAGATTTATGCCTGCTTCCGCGAGATTTTCGGGCACGGAAACGTACACTGTGGCCTGATGAGCATCCCTACCTACCCCACCGGTACCTGGAGCTTTGCCCTGGTAGCCAAGGGCGGCCAGCACCCGGTACAGGATGTGGACACCGAACGGGCCGAGGCTTTCAGCCACAAGCACGGCCTGCGGTACTACAATGGCGACATGCACCGCGCTGCATTTGCGCTGCCAAACTATGTGAAAGACCTGCTGAAAGAGCCGGTAAAGCAATAGCCGCGCACGGATACAGGCCATAATCGCCCGTGTCCTTGCGAGTGCTATCCGCATTCAATTTTTCAACTTCCACTAAAGCACATAAAACCATGGTAGAAATGTATCAAGATGTAGCCGTGATCGGCGCTGGCACCATGGGCAATGGCATTGCCCACGTATTCGCACAGAGCGGCTACCACGTAAACCTGATAGACGTGAACACCGAGGCGCTGGACCGCGCCCTGGCCACCATAGCAGCTAACCTGGACCGCCAGATCAAGAAAGAGATCATTACCGCCGACCAGCGGAACCGCATCCTGAGCCGCATCAACCGCGTAGACAGCATAGCCCTGGGCGTGCAAGACCGGCAACTGGTGGTGGAGGCTGCCACAGAAAACAAAGACCTGAAGTTCAAGATCTTCCGCGAGATGGACCTGCACGCACCCAAGACCGCCATCCTGGCCAGCAACACCAGCTCTATCAGCATTACCGAGCTGGCAGCCGTTACGGCCCGCCCGGCACAGGTCATCGGCATGCACTTTATGAACCCGGTGCCCGTAATGAAGCTCGTGGAGATCATACGCGGATACGAGACCAGCGACGAGGTACTGAAAGACGTACTGGCTGTGGCCGAAGACCTGGGCAAGGAACCCCATGCCAGCCAAGACTATCCGGGCTTTGTGGCCAACCGCATCCTGATGCCCATGATCAACGAGGCGATATGGACCCTGCACGAGGGCGTGGCTACCCGCGAGGACATAGATGCCATTATGAAGCTGGGCATGAACCACCCGATGGGCCCACTTACCCTGGCCGACTTCATCGGCCTGGATGTGTGCCTGGCAATCCTGCGGGTGCTGCACGACGGCTTTGGCAACCCCAAGTACGCCCCCTGCCCCCTGCTGGTAAACATGGTGAATGCCGGCCACCTGGGCCGCAAGGCCGGACAGGGCTTCTACGATTATACCCCCAGGCAGGTGCCTGCCTAGCCCCCCCCAGGGCAGGCGCGGGATACGCAAGGACAGTGCCCCCCTCCAAACAAAGATTCGGCCTAACACAAAGCCATTCAGGCCGCAATGATTGCCCTGCACCGGGGCCTAATACATGGCCCGGATTTAGCTCATGCCGTACGGTAGATCCATACCTACTCATCTCGTGCGCTGCCTCCTGCTGCTTGCGGCTGCGGGTTCGCTCCGTGCACAGAGCCCTGCCATTCCGCTGGGCATCCCCTGGCAAGCAGGGCAGCCCGGGCATATCCACAGTGGGGCGGAGCGTGATGCCCAGCTACCAGGCAGAGGCGGGCTAGCGGAACTCGACTTCAGCTATTTTAGCCTGACCGTGCAGCCTGCCGACAGTGTATGGAGCCTTCAGCCGCATGCCAGCCTGCAGCCCATGGCCGCCACACCCCTGGCGCTTGCACTGGCGCGGCCTCTGTCCGCCCCGTATCAGATCGGCAGCGACAGTGCCTGGGCCCGCTTCTGCCTGGCCCATAGCCTAAGTCCGCCCATCCAGCCCGACTTTGCCCACCAGCAGGTGGTGATCGCTAGCACGCAGGCCGACTGCCAGGCGCGCTTTGCCCACTACTTCTACCAGGCCGATGGCGGGCCGCTCATCTGGCTGATGCTGGATAGCTATGGCGGCTGCCGCAGCCTTCGCACCCAGTCCTTCGCCTTCCTGCTACCCCGGGCGGCATATCCACCGCCCGGCCCCCTAAAGGTGCAACACCTGGGCAGACTGCCCCGCATGCCGCGCTAGCAGCTGGCAGGGCAGAGCTGGCCGCCCAGGCTCCGGCGGACTAGACGGATGCCTACAGCCAAATTTAAAGTCAATTTTCTTGAAAATTTAATTCTAGAAAAGGTCGATTCTGTCGATTAATTCCATGATTACTTCCGGGTAAGTGTCTACCTATCCGGTAAGTAAATTGCGGAATAAAAATCCGTTGCTGTACTTTGTCATAGGATAACAAAAACTAAAAATTCAAAACCATGAGTAAAGCGATTCTATCATTTATTCTGCTCTGGTGTCTATCCATGAACCAGGCACTTTTTTCGCAGCAGCATACCGGCTATGCGGGCAAGATCCTCATGATCGTATCAAACCCAACTGTGAGCAAGCAGACGGGATGGGCTGTTGGCGTATGGTATTCTGAGGTTACGCATCCCTACTGGGTGTTTAGCGAGGCCGGATACCAGGTAGACCTTGCCAGCCCGGAAGGCGGAAAGATTGAGTTTGATGGCTATAGCGATCCCGAGCACGAAAGCGGCTATGCAAAAGACGACTACGTGTCGCTCGGATTCAAGAAAGACAAGGACAAAATGGCCCTTACAGAGAACACCTTGAAACTGTCTTCTGTAAATCCAAATGATTACAAAGCCATTTTTGTATGCGGGGGGCAGGCACCCATGTATACGATGGTAAACAATGCCGAGCTTCATAAATTTTTTGCCAACTTCTACGAAACAGGCAAGCCTACAGCCGCCATTTGTCATGGAACATCCATCCTGCTGAACACCAAGCTCTCTAACGGAAAGTACCTGGTAGAGGGAAAAAGATGGACAGGATTTTCATCTTCGGAGGAACAGTATGTAGA
Proteins encoded:
- a CDS encoding NADH-quinone oxidoreductase subunit D; translated protein: MVLNMGPQHPSTHGVLRLELVMEGELIVECIPHLGYMHRCFEKHAERLSYEQMIPYVDRMDYLAAMNSEHAWAMGVERMLGIDDQIPRRVEYIRVLVAELNRIASHLLALGTYGLDIGSITAFLWCFRDREHILNLLEWLSGARMLYNYIWIGGLFYDLPPGFEARCLEFCTYFAPKIEELNGLLTDNPIFVQRTARVGVLPLDVAINYGVTGPMLRASGLRYDLRRVDGYSVYPELEFDIPIGTGAMGAVGDCWDRFKVRVDEMGESLKIVRQCAERLQKDGRPTSFDPRALCPKKIRPEQEYYVRAENPRGELGYYFIPQPKKDIPMRVKARGPSFCNLSVLPQLAHGVLLADLVAIIGSIDIVLCEIDR
- the speE gene encoding polyamine aminopropyltransferase, with translation MVNLGRHIIVEFYGCPEELLNEVTFIEQSFVDAAKYADATVINSTFHHFNPYGVSGVVVIQESHLAIHTWPEFGYAAIDVFTCGDTVDPWQCYQYLYKALQAGHGSAIEMGRGQLGLIKPELKQNGGGTASKAEGHDTTVEELKFHRNIWYTERNELIAMSLRHTGDVLFRDKSPYQKVEVYDTYAYGKLLTLDGKVMTTEQDEYVYHEMMTHPALHTHGAARRVLVIGGGDGGVVREVMRHEGVERCVMVEIDGMVIEASKQHLPTIASAFDNPKLELHVADGIAYVQDAPDGAFDVVIIDSTDPEGPAEGLFSYDFYRQVHRILAQGGIMVVQSESPRYEVQTFREIYACFREIFGHGNVHCGLMSIPTYPTGTWSFALVAKGGQHPVQDVDTERAEAFSHKHGLRYYNGDMHRAAFALPNYVKDLLKEPVKQ
- a CDS encoding 3-hydroxybutyryl-CoA dehydrogenase; this encodes MYQDVAVIGAGTMGNGIAHVFAQSGYHVNLIDVNTEALDRALATIAANLDRQIKKEIITADQRNRILSRINRVDSIALGVQDRQLVVEAATENKDLKFKIFREMDLHAPKTAILASNTSSISITELAAVTARPAQVIGMHFMNPVPVMKLVEIIRGYETSDEVLKDVLAVAEDLGKEPHASQDYPGFVANRILMPMINEAIWTLHEGVATREDIDAIMKLGMNHPMGPLTLADFIGLDVCLAILRVLHDGFGNPKYAPCPLLVNMVNAGHLGRKAGQGFYDYTPRQVPA